One part of the Parabacteroides distasonis ATCC 8503 genome encodes these proteins:
- a CDS encoding DMT family transporter produces the protein MFKSKDLLYHSIAILTVIIWGTTFVSTKILINTGLSPVEILLYRFVLAYFCILTIAHRRLWANCVKDEFLLFLSGLCGGSLYFIAENTALGITLASNVSLLICTAPIITTVLSHLFYKESLRKGLLYGSLVALFGVGLVVFNGSVLLKVNPLGDFLTLVAATMWAFYCLILKRLSRSYPTLFITRKVFFYGILSLFFYFAIYPLNIKLELLKLPVVYLNILFLGVIASMLCYIMWNTAVRALGASKTANYIYIVPLVTLITSAIFLSETITIASGIGALAIISGVYIAER, from the coding sequence ATGTTTAAAAGTAAAGATCTTCTGTATCATAGTATCGCCATATTGACAGTCATTATATGGGGAACAACGTTTGTCTCCACAAAAATACTGATTAATACAGGATTATCACCGGTTGAGATATTGTTATACCGTTTCGTGCTTGCGTATTTTTGTATTTTGACTATAGCGCATCGACGGTTGTGGGCTAATTGCGTAAAAGATGAATTCTTATTGTTCTTGTCTGGATTATGTGGTGGTTCCCTATACTTCATAGCGGAGAATACGGCACTGGGCATCACATTGGCTTCCAACGTTTCATTATTGATCTGTACAGCACCGATCATTACAACGGTATTGTCTCACCTATTTTATAAAGAATCTCTTAGGAAAGGACTGTTATATGGATCTTTAGTTGCCTTATTTGGAGTCGGATTAGTTGTTTTCAACGGCAGTGTTCTTTTAAAAGTAAATCCACTTGGTGATTTTCTCACTTTAGTTGCCGCTACGATGTGGGCTTTTTACTGCCTTATCCTAAAGCGTTTGAGTCGTTCTTATCCCACCTTGTTTATTACACGAAAAGTATTTTTTTATGGGATACTTTCTCTTTTCTTCTATTTTGCGATCTACCCTTTAAATATCAAACTAGAGTTATTGAAACTGCCAGTCGTATATTTAAATATATTATTTCTGGGTGTCATCGCCTCAATGCTTTGTTATATCATGTGGAATACGGCAGTCAGAGCCCTCGGAGCATCAAAAACAGCCAATTATATTTACATTGTCCCTCTGGTCACCTTGATAACTTCTGCGATTTTTCTATCAGAAACTATTACGATAGCTTCTGGTATTGGCGCTTTAGCCATTATTAGTGGAGTTTATATCGCAGAGAGGTAA
- a CDS encoding Lrp/AsnC family transcriptional regulator translates to MALLDETDIEILHSLQKDAKINAKELSEKLHISKTPIYERIKRLENEGYIKGYVALVDNKKIGLPLIIFCNVSLAVHDDEHIERFKEEIRNIDEIMECYSTGGIYDFFVKVVLKDLDAYNQFVFEKLTKVHGIVKMQSSFVLNEIKHTTVLNIPKNS, encoded by the coding sequence ATGGCACTACTTGATGAGACAGATATTGAAATTCTTCATTCTTTGCAAAAGGACGCGAAGATCAATGCAAAAGAGCTTTCTGAGAAACTTCATATCTCCAAGACTCCTATTTACGAACGAATCAAACGTTTAGAAAACGAAGGATATATAAAAGGATATGTGGCATTGGTTGACAATAAAAAAATAGGATTACCCTTGATCATTTTCTGTAATGTATCTTTAGCTGTACACGATGATGAGCATATCGAACGCTTCAAAGAAGAAATACGGAATATCGATGAAATAATGGAATGTTACTCGACGGGAGGTATTTATGATTTCTTTGTCAAAGTGGTTCTTAAGGATTTAGATGCCTATAATCAATTTGTGTTCGAGAAATTAACCAAGGTTCATGGCATCGTGAAGATGCAAAGCTCTTTTGTGCTTAATGAAATCAAGCATACTACAGTTTTGAATATACCCAAAAATAGTTGA
- a CDS encoding AraC family transcriptional regulator produces MQSFKIIKPIHILTPYVRYYWILEDGADVSVSERTLPTGCIQLVFHRGKRLLLVGKKESQPQAFICGQCLNFSDVMSAGKIEMITVVFQPYAARAILQLPLKFFYGELIAVDAIADLELSILSRKVIEADDHETCIRLIEQFLIHRLYRFEGYEYNLKRISAVLHQINEQAKTNISELSETACLSSKQFNRIFLDYVGATPKEFLRIVRMQRALFKVQQNPSISFAQLAYECGFSDQSHMIKEFKLFSGYTPTEYLSLCAPYSDYFSE; encoded by the coding sequence ATGCAGTCATTTAAAATAATAAAGCCTATTCATATATTAACTCCTTATGTGAGATATTATTGGATACTGGAAGATGGCGCGGATGTTTCTGTATCTGAACGGACTTTACCAACGGGCTGCATACAATTAGTATTTCATAGAGGTAAAAGGCTTTTATTAGTAGGAAAAAAAGAATCGCAGCCTCAAGCGTTCATCTGTGGGCAATGCCTCAACTTTTCAGATGTGATGTCAGCCGGAAAGATTGAAATGATCACGGTTGTTTTTCAGCCGTACGCGGCAAGAGCCATCCTTCAACTTCCCCTTAAGTTCTTTTATGGAGAACTTATAGCGGTGGATGCTATAGCAGATTTGGAATTATCAATATTATCCAGAAAAGTGATAGAGGCTGATGACCATGAAACTTGCATCCGCTTGATCGAGCAGTTTTTGATTCACCGTCTTTATAGGTTTGAAGGCTATGAATATAACTTAAAGCGAATATCCGCAGTCCTCCATCAAATAAATGAACAAGCGAAAACTAATATTTCTGAGTTATCTGAAACCGCATGCCTAAGCTCTAAACAGTTCAACCGCATTTTCTTAGATTATGTAGGAGCTACGCCCAAAGAGTTTCTTCGTATCGTTAGGATGCAACGAGCTTTATTTAAGGTACAACAGAATCCATCCATTTCATTCGCTCAATTAGCTTATGAATGTGGGTTTTCAGATCAGTCACATATGATAAAAGAGTTTAAGCTGTTTTCCGGCTATACACCCACGGAGTATCTTTCCTTATGCGCTCCTTATTCTGATTATTTCTCGGAATGA
- a CDS encoding VOC family protein — protein MNNLIAFFEIPTVDFYRAINFYETILGLKLSVFECETEKMACFIEQGEVVGALFYAPSYQPSPDGILIHFNSQDIEDTLSKVLDKGGKIIIPKTKIEAENKGYFAVLEDSEGNHVGIYEK, from the coding sequence ATGAACAATTTAATTGCTTTTTTCGAGATTCCAACTGTAGACTTTTATCGAGCGATCAATTTCTATGAAACTATTTTGGGGTTAAAACTATCGGTTTTCGAGTGTGAGACAGAGAAGATGGCTTGTTTTATCGAGCAAGGAGAAGTGGTTGGGGCTTTGTTCTACGCTCCTAGTTATCAACCTTCGCCGGATGGTATCTTAATCCATTTTAATAGCCAAGATATCGAGGACACTTTATCTAAAGTATTGGATAAAGGGGGTAAAATTATTATACCCAAGACAAAGATTGAAGCGGAAAATAAAGGATACTTCGCCGTTTTAGAAGATAGCGAAGGAAATCATGTCGGTATCTACGAAAAATAA
- a CDS encoding class I SAM-dependent methyltransferase, translated as MKENKYDDERFFGQYSQMSRSVQGLRGAGEWHELKKMLPDFNGKRVLDLGCGFGWHCRYAIERGATFALGIDLSGKMLDKAREINSSPLIEYKRIAIEDFDFAPNSFDIVISSLTFHYLESFDTVCTEVYKCLTQEGVFVFSVEHPVFTAYGNQDWIYDSEGKPAHWPVDHYFQEGIRHAHFLGEDVTKYHKTLTTYVNGLIKAGFCITHLVEPQPDESMLDTVPGMRDELRRPMMLLIAARKN; from the coding sequence ATGAAAGAAAATAAGTATGATGATGAACGCTTTTTCGGTCAATACAGTCAGATGTCTCGCTCTGTACAAGGGCTGAGAGGAGCAGGAGAATGGCATGAGCTAAAGAAGATGTTGCCTGATTTTAACGGAAAGCGTGTATTGGATTTAGGGTGTGGTTTTGGCTGGCATTGTCGATATGCCATAGAGCGAGGGGCGACCTTCGCTTTAGGCATTGACCTTTCCGGGAAGATGTTAGACAAGGCACGGGAGATAAATTCCTCCCCGTTGATCGAATATAAAAGAATAGCAATCGAGGATTTTGATTTTGCTCCAAATTCTTTTGACATCGTGATCAGCTCCTTGACATTCCATTATCTCGAGTCGTTCGATACGGTTTGTACAGAGGTATATAAATGTTTAACGCAAGAGGGTGTCTTTGTCTTCTCTGTGGAACATCCCGTTTTTACTGCTTATGGCAATCAAGATTGGATTTACGATTCGGAAGGGAAACCTGCGCATTGGCCGGTGGATCATTATTTTCAAGAGGGAATCCGGCATGCTCATTTTTTGGGAGAGGATGTAACCAAATATCATAAGACACTTACGACTTACGTGAACGGATTGATCAAGGCGGGTTTCTGTATCACCCATCTGGTGGAGCCTCAACCGGACGAATCGATGCTGGATACGGTTCCCGGGATGCGAGACGAACTTCGCCGTCCGATGATGTTGCTTATCGCCGCTCGAAAGAATTAA
- the queC gene encoding 7-cyano-7-deazaguanine synthase QueC, producing the protein MKQQDAALVCFSGGQDSTTCLFWAKKHFSRVEAVCFTYGQKHSLEIEVARKIAADADVPFQLLDVSLISQLDPNCSLTNASIEMDQEKPEDSYPNTFVPGRNMVFLTFAAILARGKGIYHLVTGVSEADYSGYPDCRDTFVRSLNVTLNLAMDEQFVIHTPLMDRDKSEVWELSDELGVFDLVRTQTLTCYNGVMAEGCGHCPACKLRKDGLEKYLKRKEENQK; encoded by the coding sequence ATGAAACAACAAGATGCCGCTTTGGTATGCTTCTCGGGTGGACAAGATTCCACGACTTGCCTTTTCTGGGCGAAGAAGCATTTTTCACGTGTAGAGGCCGTATGCTTCACATACGGACAGAAACATTCCTTGGAAATAGAGGTCGCTCGAAAGATCGCTGCGGATGCGGACGTACCTTTTCAGTTATTGGACGTATCGCTTATCAGCCAGTTAGATCCCAATTGCTCGCTTACGAATGCGAGCATAGAGATGGATCAAGAGAAGCCGGAGGATAGCTATCCGAATACGTTTGTGCCCGGCCGTAATATGGTATTCCTTACTTTCGCCGCTATCTTAGCCCGTGGTAAGGGGATTTATCATTTGGTAACGGGTGTCTCCGAGGCTGATTATAGTGGTTATCCGGATTGCCGGGATACGTTCGTGCGTTCTCTTAACGTAACATTAAATCTGGCGATGGATGAGCAATTCGTAATTCATACCCCGCTTATGGACCGGGATAAGAGCGAAGTCTGGGAATTGTCGGACGAACTGGGCGTCTTTGATCTAGTACGTACGCAGACGCTGACTTGCTATAACGGTGTTATGGCTGAGGGATGTGGGCATTGTCCGGCTTGCAAACTTCGTAAGGACGGATTGGAGAAATATCTGAAAAGGAAAGAAGAGAATCAAAAGTAA
- the queF gene encoding preQ(1) synthase, translated as MDERKQEGELHLLGGSTVYKQDYAPEVLEAFTNKHQGNDYWVRFNCPEFTSLCPITGQPDFATIHIDYIPDVKMVESKSLKLYLFSFRNHGAFHEDCVNIIMKDLIKLMDPKYIEITGIFTPRGGISIYPYCNYGRPNTKFEQLAEKRLFDHNQ; from the coding sequence ATGGACGAGAGAAAACAAGAAGGAGAGTTGCATTTATTAGGTGGCTCTACCGTATATAAACAGGATTACGCTCCGGAGGTATTGGAGGCATTTACGAACAAGCATCAAGGAAATGATTATTGGGTACGGTTTAATTGCCCGGAATTCACCAGTCTCTGCCCGATTACCGGACAACCGGATTTCGCTACGATTCATATCGATTATATCCCCGACGTGAAAATGGTAGAGAGCAAGAGCTTGAAGCTTTACTTATTCAGCTTCCGCAACCATGGGGCGTTTCATGAGGATTGCGTGAATATTATCATGAAGGACTTGATAAAATTAATGGATCCGAAATATATCGAAATTACTGGTATATTCACACCGAGAGGCGGTATAAGTATTTATCCGTATTGCAATTACGGTCGTCCGAACACCAAGTTTGAGCAGTTGGCCGAGAAAAGATTATTTGATCATAATCAATAA
- a CDS encoding 3-keto-disaccharide hydrolase, translating to MNKRLLTVAAFALAGCVTVVAQDKKKEFKMPTGYAGITHEMSEFYEPVPPVVTPGTDLKGGGFTAPSDAIVLFDGKDLSAWESVKGGAAEWDVHDGVFTVNKKKGDIQTKQKFNDFQMHIEWQVPTNITGESQSRGNSGIFLQGMYEVQVLDCYNNPTYVNGQTGSIYKQSIPLANAMRKPGEWNVYDIIYTAPTFKEDGSYRTHPTVTVIQNGVVLQNHTTILGTTEWIGFPQVKKHGAGPIILQSHGDPSEPISFRNIWIREL from the coding sequence ATGAACAAAAGATTGCTTACAGTTGCGGCTTTCGCTTTAGCGGGTTGCGTTACCGTTGTCGCTCAAGACAAGAAAAAAGAGTTCAAGATGCCTACAGGTTATGCGGGTATCACGCATGAGATGTCCGAGTTTTACGAACCTGTTCCGCCGGTAGTCACTCCGGGTACAGATTTAAAAGGTGGAGGTTTCACGGCTCCTTCCGACGCTATCGTTTTGTTTGACGGCAAGGATCTTTCCGCTTGGGAGAGCGTAAAGGGCGGTGCCGCCGAATGGGATGTGCATGATGGTGTATTTACCGTAAACAAGAAGAAGGGTGATATCCAGACCAAACAGAAATTCAACGATTTCCAGATGCATATCGAATGGCAAGTCCCGACGAATATCACAGGAGAGAGCCAGTCGAGAGGCAACAGCGGTATTTTCCTACAAGGGATGTATGAGGTTCAAGTGTTAGACTGCTACAATAACCCGACTTACGTGAACGGCCAGACTGGTAGTATCTACAAACAATCCATTCCTTTGGCCAATGCCATGCGTAAACCGGGCGAATGGAACGTATACGATATCATTTATACCGCCCCCACTTTCAAGGAAGATGGTTCTTATCGCACGCATCCAACCGTAACGGTTATCCAGAACGGCGTGGTTTTGCAGAACCATACGACGATATTGGGTACGACAGAGTGGATCGGTTTCCCGCAAGTGAAGAAACATGGCGCAGGCCCTATCATCCTGCAGAGCCATGGCGATCCTAGCGAGCCGATCAGCTTCCGTAATATCTGGATTCGTGAGCTATAG
- a CDS encoding TIGR03915 family putative DNA repair protein yields MIIFVYDKTFEGLLTAVFDAYSRRTFPDLLVTEGEPFPLFYDEAIRIYTDDRKAERVWKGLEKKISKSSLSGLTVTWLSELPEVDLLLFRYIRKAIDAPATIEFNLGDPAILETAKIWKKVNNERLRVMQFFRFQKAADGTYFAAIAPIYNVLPLVLPYAQDRFADQQWLIYDLKREYGYYYDLNDTIEVRFEEKDSHLLTGLLSEDIMDKDEKLFQSMWKEYFKSIAIKERLNPRLHRQHMPARFWKYMPEKR; encoded by the coding sequence ATGATTATATTTGTTTACGACAAGACTTTTGAGGGATTGCTTACCGCCGTATTCGACGCCTATTCCCGCCGGACTTTTCCGGATTTGTTAGTAACCGAGGGTGAGCCATTTCCATTGTTCTATGACGAGGCGATACGGATCTATACAGATGACCGGAAAGCAGAACGGGTATGGAAAGGGCTTGAGAAGAAAATCTCCAAGTCTTCTCTTTCCGGGCTGACGGTAACTTGGTTGTCGGAATTACCGGAAGTAGACCTGTTGTTATTCAGATATATCCGCAAAGCGATCGACGCTCCAGCCACGATTGAGTTCAATCTTGGTGACCCGGCCATATTGGAAACGGCCAAGATCTGGAAGAAAGTAAACAACGAACGCTTGCGAGTGATGCAATTCTTTCGTTTCCAAAAAGCGGCGGATGGAACTTACTTTGCTGCCATCGCACCTATATATAACGTATTACCTTTGGTATTACCTTATGCGCAAGACCGTTTCGCTGATCAGCAATGGCTCATTTACGACTTAAAAAGAGAGTATGGATATTATTATGATCTTAACGATACGATAGAAGTCCGTTTCGAAGAGAAAGATTCACACTTATTGACCGGATTGCTCAGTGAGGATATCATGGATAAGGATGAGAAACTTTTTCAAAGTATGTGGAAGGAGTATTTTAAGTCTATCGCTATCAAGGAGCGTTTAAACCCACGGCTTCATCGCCAACATATGCCGGCTCGTTTTTGGAAATATATGCCGGAGAAGAGATAA
- a CDS encoding putative DNA modification/repair radical SAM protein, with protein MDEKVLEKLKILAESAKYDVSCASSGTSRSHKSGAIGSAAGWGICHSFAEDGRCISLLKIMLTNYCMYDCAYCINRRSNDLPRATLSVTELVNLTIEFYRRNYIEGLFLSSGVVRNPDYTMERLVRAIKDLRLVHHFNGYIHMKSIPGASQELVNEAGLYADRLSVNIEIPNEASLRTLAPEKDFKSVFAPMRYIQQGVLQSAEERKRFRYAPRFAPAGQSTQMIVGATADTDKDILRLSSALYQRPTMKRVYYSGFIPVNAYDNRLPALTTPPLVRENRLYQADWLLRFYQFKVDEIVNDAYPDLDLDVDPKLAWALRHPEVFPVDINKADYEMLLRVPGIGVKSAKIIIVSRRYANLGSEQLKKIGVVMKKASYFITCRELPTQTVNEVSPETVRQLLTRKSGKKVDDRQLILPFID; from the coding sequence ATGGACGAGAAAGTGCTCGAGAAATTGAAAATCTTGGCCGAGTCGGCAAAATATGACGTATCCTGCGCTTCCAGCGGAACCTCCCGTTCGCATAAGAGCGGGGCTATAGGAAGTGCCGCGGGATGGGGCATTTGCCATAGTTTCGCTGAGGACGGACGGTGCATCTCGCTTTTAAAGATCATGCTGACGAATTATTGTATGTATGATTGCGCCTACTGCATCAACCGGCGAAGTAATGATTTGCCGAGGGCTACACTCTCCGTTACCGAGTTGGTGAATCTTACGATCGAGTTTTACCGGCGTAATTACATTGAAGGATTGTTTTTAAGCTCCGGCGTGGTCCGAAACCCGGATTACACGATGGAACGGTTGGTGAGAGCCATCAAGGATTTGCGCCTCGTACATCACTTCAATGGATACATACATATGAAGAGTATCCCCGGAGCCAGCCAAGAATTGGTAAATGAGGCTGGGCTTTACGCCGATCGTTTAAGCGTGAATATAGAGATCCCGAATGAGGCGAGCTTGCGGACTCTAGCTCCGGAAAAGGATTTTAAAAGCGTATTTGCCCCTATGCGTTATATCCAACAAGGTGTATTACAAAGCGCCGAGGAACGCAAGCGTTTCCGGTATGCCCCACGATTCGCTCCCGCCGGGCAAAGCACGCAGATGATCGTTGGCGCTACGGCGGATACCGACAAGGATATACTTCGTCTATCATCGGCCTTATATCAGAGACCTACGATGAAGCGTGTTTACTATTCGGGATTCATTCCGGTAAATGCGTATGATAACCGTCTTCCGGCACTTACCACGCCTCCGCTGGTCCGTGAGAATCGTTTATATCAAGCGGATTGGTTATTGCGTTTTTATCAATTCAAGGTAGATGAGATTGTCAATGACGCATATCCGGATCTGGATCTAGACGTGGACCCGAAGTTGGCTTGGGCCCTGCGGCATCCGGAAGTCTTTCCAGTAGATATCAATAAAGCGGATTACGAGATGCTTCTTCGGGTTCCGGGAATTGGCGTGAAATCGGCAAAGATCATAATCGTTTCCCGGCGTTACGCTAATCTCGGTTCAGAGCAGTTGAAGAAAATAGGAGTGGTCATGAAAAAGGCTAGCTATTTTATTACTTGCCGGGAACTCCCGACGCAGACCGTGAATGAGGTCAGCCCTGAAACCGTCCGGCAACTATTGACGAGAAAGAGCGGAAAGAAAGTCGACGATCGGCAGCTCATACTGCCTTTTATAGATTAA
- a CDS encoding RagB/SusD family nutrient uptake outer membrane protein: MKKSFIYIFSAFCFSCGINSCSFLDENPVDRLVVDNFYTSEKDAQAAVDATYQQLNSLYNRLMYMMAELPTDMMKNGLGMPNANLQDLEFLRFNSQNTFVKDMWKNCYSGISRANTAIVKIPEIKMNESKKNRLIAEARTLRALYYFNLVRFFGDVPLILDLKTVEDSKGPRDSKELIYDQIIEDLTFAEEHLPLRSEYSASDEGRINKGAAKILFGKVYLTKGDFQKAKDKLAEVVEHESEYGFGLHKDYHANWLRDTEAGIEAVLYIEYKEPPFQHNGEMALAGPKYSIPGSLGISALNEADIPTQELYDQFDNRDLRKKTNFKTEFAHLKTGEILKSSIPLSGKFWVEGLETGDRCDVNMHIIRYADAILMYAEALNEVGESTKALAMLNRIRERAFGDDSGNFKPMSKDEFRTAILNERRLEFPHEGHRWFDLVRTGTFIQRMKEHSAYEAKVAEANKTEIAQNIKEHMILMPIPQSEIDLNPNLVQNAGY, encoded by the coding sequence ATGAAAAAATCGTTCATATATATATTTTCAGCTTTCTGTTTCTCTTGTGGAATCAACAGTTGTTCTTTCCTTGACGAGAATCCCGTGGACCGTTTGGTCGTGGATAATTTTTATACAAGCGAGAAAGACGCACAGGCAGCGGTAGATGCTACTTATCAGCAATTAAACAGCTTATATAACCGTTTGATGTATATGATGGCAGAGCTACCTACCGATATGATGAAAAATGGTTTAGGTATGCCGAACGCAAACTTACAAGACTTGGAGTTTCTGCGATTTAACTCTCAGAATACATTTGTAAAAGATATGTGGAAAAATTGTTATTCCGGTATTTCTAGGGCAAATACGGCGATTGTTAAGATTCCAGAGATCAAAATGAATGAAAGTAAAAAGAACCGATTGATCGCTGAGGCTCGTACACTTCGTGCTCTATACTATTTCAACCTCGTTCGTTTCTTCGGCGATGTTCCTCTAATCTTAGACTTGAAAACCGTAGAAGATTCAAAAGGACCACGTGATTCTAAAGAACTGATTTATGATCAGATTATAGAAGATCTTACATTTGCGGAAGAACATCTTCCTTTAAGATCTGAATATTCGGCTTCCGATGAGGGCCGTATCAACAAAGGGGCCGCTAAAATTTTATTCGGTAAAGTCTATTTGACTAAAGGGGATTTCCAAAAGGCGAAAGATAAATTGGCGGAGGTAGTCGAGCATGAATCTGAATATGGCTTCGGTTTACACAAAGATTACCATGCGAACTGGCTTCGAGATACAGAGGCTGGTATTGAGGCTGTACTTTATATTGAGTATAAAGAACCTCCATTTCAACATAATGGTGAAATGGCGCTTGCTGGTCCGAAATATTCCATTCCGGGGAGCTTAGGAATCTCTGCCCTTAATGAGGCTGATATCCCGACACAAGAATTGTATGACCAGTTTGATAATCGAGATTTGAGAAAAAAGACTAATTTTAAAACAGAGTTCGCTCATCTTAAAACCGGTGAAATATTGAAATCAAGTATACCACTTAGCGGTAAGTTCTGGGTTGAAGGGCTTGAAACGGGTGACCGTTGCGATGTAAATATGCACATTATCAGGTATGCGGACGCTATATTAATGTATGCAGAGGCATTAAATGAAGTGGGCGAATCTACAAAGGCTCTCGCTATGTTAAACAGGATACGGGAACGTGCTTTTGGTGATGATTCTGGAAACTTTAAACCTATGTCGAAGGATGAGTTTCGTACAGCTATATTAAATGAACGACGGCTGGAATTCCCTCACGAAGGACATCGTTGGTTCGATTTAGTACGTACCGGTACATTTATTCAACGAATGAAAGAGCATAGTGCATATGAAGCAAAAGTAGCGGAAGCTAATAAAACTGAGATTGCGCAAAATATCAAGGAGCATATGATCCTTATGCCGATCCCTCAATCCGAGATAGACTTGAATCCTAATTTAGTACAAAATGCAGGATATTAG
- a CDS encoding sulfatase family protein, producing the protein MQDIRKLLFITGVATVTPVIIQARDKLPNIVIFFMDDMGYGDLTITGASGYNTPTIDRLASEGMFFTHFYAAQPISSASRAGLITGCYPNRVGISGALMPQGRIGVAPNEETLPEMLKTRGYSCGMVGKWHLGHLYPFLPLQQGFDEYLGLPYSNDMWPVDYDGNRVTPASNLPNKLRHPALPLIDGNEKIRELWTLNDQAELTTLYTERAIQFIKKNREQPFFLYFAHSMPHVPLAVSNKFKGKSKQGLYGDVMLEVDWSVQQVLETIEELNLDENTLIIFTSDNGPWFSFGNHAGSTGGLREAKATTFEGGQRVPCIMRWKGVIPRGTVCNQLASTII; encoded by the coding sequence ATGCAGGATATTAGAAAATTGTTATTTATAACTGGGGTAGCAACTGTTACCCCGGTTATTATACAAGCCCGGGACAAACTTCCTAATATCGTGATCTTTTTTATGGATGATATGGGATATGGCGATTTAACAATCACCGGTGCTTCTGGATATAACACGCCTACTATTGACCGACTGGCCTCTGAAGGAATGTTTTTTACCCACTTTTATGCAGCCCAACCTATAAGTAGCGCATCGAGAGCCGGATTAATTACAGGGTGTTATCCAAATCGAGTGGGGATTTCGGGGGCATTGATGCCTCAAGGCCGTATAGGAGTGGCCCCTAATGAGGAAACTCTTCCGGAAATGTTAAAAACTAGAGGTTATTCTTGTGGAATGGTCGGTAAATGGCATTTAGGTCACCTTTATCCATTTTTGCCTTTGCAACAAGGATTTGATGAGTATCTTGGGTTGCCTTATTCCAATGATATGTGGCCAGTAGATTATGACGGGAATAGAGTGACTCCAGCATCTAATTTACCAAACAAATTACGGCATCCGGCATTACCATTAATCGACGGAAATGAAAAAATAAGAGAATTGTGGACATTGAATGATCAAGCCGAGCTTACTACATTATATACGGAACGGGCGATCCAGTTTATCAAAAAGAATCGTGAACAACCATTTTTTCTTTACTTTGCTCACTCGATGCCACATGTTCCGCTTGCTGTATCCAACAAATTTAAAGGAAAGAGTAAACAAGGTTTATATGGGGATGTCATGCTTGAGGTAGATTGGAGTGTCCAACAAGTTCTAGAAACAATAGAGGAATTAAACCTAGATGAAAATACTTTGATTATCTTTACGTCGGATAATGGGCCTTGGTTTAGTTTTGGTAATCATGCCGGGAGTACCGGAGGTTTGAGAGAAGCGAAAGCTACCACGTTTGAGGGAGGACAACGCGTTCCTTGTATCATGCGTTGGAAAGGAGTGATTCCTAGAGGTACTGTTTGCAATCAATTAGCCAGTACGATTATATGA